In one window of bacterium DNA:
- a CDS encoding DHH family phosphoesterase → MTPVRESSRRLQDLKLALGAARRILIVTHDNPDPDCVASAMAFKLIFEHMDREAVVGSGGELGRSENRTMLQILNLRIHPLDELHLPDFDFFLFVDSQPGSGNNSCRLPADARYGVVDHHIMGEAWPHEPVFLDLRESYGATATLAYEYLLARNLKVDVPLATALYYAIRTETSDMGRGASKPDRAVYLKLHPKIDWDLLHLIVNSRLPVDYFIMMKEAVERAERFGKAMVVDLGPTRHPDFVAEVADTFRRLEGIHWVLVWGWREDRVVFSIRNNLQEPHVGRLARELVREHGSAGGHRHMAGGQVSAARIGLEEARLLFRRSIVPAFLRAVGQPEQDGVSLVQEASSS, encoded by the coding sequence ATGACCCCCGTCCGCGAAAGTTCCCGACGGTTGCAGGATCTGAAGCTCGCGCTGGGCGCGGCGCGGCGCATCCTCATCGTCACCCACGACAATCCGGACCCGGACTGCGTGGCCAGTGCCATGGCCTTCAAGCTCATCTTCGAGCACATGGACCGGGAGGCGGTGGTCGGTTCCGGCGGCGAGCTGGGGCGCTCCGAGAACCGCACCATGCTGCAGATCCTCAATCTGCGCATCCACCCCCTGGACGAACTCCATCTGCCCGACTTCGACTTCTTCCTTTTTGTGGACAGCCAGCCGGGGAGCGGCAACAATTCCTGCCGCCTGCCCGCCGATGCCCGCTACGGCGTGGTGGACCACCACATCATGGGCGAAGCCTGGCCCCACGAACCGGTCTTCCTGGACCTGCGCGAGAGCTACGGCGCCACCGCCACCCTGGCCTACGAGTACCTGCTGGCGCGCAACCTCAAGGTGGATGTGCCCCTGGCCACCGCCCTCTACTACGCCATCCGCACCGAGACGAGCGACATGGGCCGCGGCGCCAGCAAGCCGGACCGCGCCGTCTACCTGAAGCTCCATCCCAAGATCGACTGGGACCTCTTGCATCTGATCGTCAACAGCCGCCTCCCGGTGGACTACTTCATCATGATGAAGGAGGCCGTCGAGCGGGCCGAGCGCTTCGGCAAGGCGATGGTGGTGGATCTGGGTCCCACCCGCCACCCGGATTTCGTGGCCGAGGTGGCGGACACCTTCCGCCGGCTGGAGGGAATCCATTGGGTGCTGGTCTGGGGCTGGCGCGAGGACCGCGTCGTCTTCTCCATCCGCAACAACCTGCAGGAACCCCATGTGGGGAGGCTGGCGCGGGAACTGGTGCGGGAGCACGGCAGCGCGGGCGGCCACCGCCACATGGCGGGGGGCCAGGTGTCGGCGGCGCGCATCGGCCTGGAGGAGGCGCGCCTGCTTTTCCGCCGCAGCATCGTCCCGGCCTTCCTGCGGGCCGTGGGCCAGCCCGAACAGGACGGGGTTTCCCTCGTCCAGGAAGCGAGCAGCTCATGA
- a CDS encoding N-acetylmuramoyl-L-alanine amidase, protein MEGKTMDRSRPARRLLLLGLVLGAFLAPGRGATGAPLPLPDGGLLCHPRPAGADSLPRLAAGKWLYVNGHLGRAETILAEGRPLRRTADGRFAAQVPWPADRVLRLNLEHPDSVWTFHLRLAEPAADAPPDSQKTAAPRELPARVRLDGSPLSTAPGASYWIFPQAGTEWIADQRRDGWLRLPMSSTLAAWVPERRVAHLGPAPPEPPEPRWLGPAVQTRRLEQGDLELSLAVSGDSPPLWREEGTASGGWRFIFPRMRGRLDWVQLDEAGDLRQLDWEPLAGDELSLRADLAPGAFQGHSLRWEPGRLIITFQRRASSLKEALIVLDPGHGGGESGAIGASGVMEKDLALLLARELKTELERAGAEVRLTRDGDSTLSLGDRVAQARELRADLLLSLHYNSVGEGEDPWKSDGFMVFSWSPWSAEAAQLLHEQLKRRLPLRDRGLHWRSLGVCRHHGCPAILLEAGSLAHPGEEEWMLDPHVRRKQVKAIRRGIEAWLREGR, encoded by the coding sequence ATGGAAGGGAAAACGATGGATCGCAGCCGGCCCGCGCGTCGCCTGCTTCTGTTGGGGCTCGTGCTGGGCGCCTTTCTGGCGCCGGGCCGGGGGGCGACGGGCGCTCCCCTCCCACTGCCCGATGGGGGCCTGCTCTGCCATCCCCGCCCCGCGGGCGCCGACAGCCTGCCGCGCCTGGCGGCGGGCAAATGGCTTTATGTCAACGGGCATCTGGGCCGGGCCGAGACCATCCTGGCGGAGGGGCGGCCCCTGCGCCGGACGGCGGACGGACGCTTCGCCGCCCAGGTGCCCTGGCCCGCCGATCGCGTGCTGCGCCTGAACCTGGAGCATCCCGACAGCGTCTGGACCTTCCACCTGCGCCTGGCGGAGCCCGCCGCGGACGCCCCGCCCGACTCGCAAAAGACGGCGGCGCCCCGGGAGCTGCCCGCCCGGGTCCGGCTGGACGGCAGTCCCCTGTCCACGGCGCCGGGCGCCAGCTATTGGATCTTCCCCCAGGCCGGCACGGAGTGGATCGCTGATCAGCGCCGGGATGGCTGGCTCCGCCTGCCCATGAGCTCCACGCTGGCGGCCTGGGTGCCGGAGCGGCGCGTGGCGCACCTGGGCCCGGCCCCGCCGGAGCCGCCGGAGCCGCGCTGGTTGGGACCTGCCGTCCAGACCCGCCGGTTGGAGCAGGGCGACTTGGAGCTGAGCCTGGCCGTCAGCGGTGACTCGCCGCCCCTCTGGCGGGAGGAGGGCACCGCCAGCGGCGGCTGGCGCTTCATCTTTCCCCGGATGCGGGGCCGGCTGGACTGGGTGCAGCTGGACGAGGCCGGGGATCTCCGCCAGTTGGATTGGGAGCCGCTGGCCGGCGATGAGTTGTCCCTGCGCGCCGACCTGGCGCCCGGGGCCTTCCAGGGGCACTCCCTGCGCTGGGAGCCCGGCCGCCTGATCATCACCTTCCAGCGGCGCGCCTCCTCCCTCAAGGAGGCGCTCATCGTGCTGGACCCCGGGCACGGCGGCGGCGAGAGCGGCGCGATCGGCGCCTCCGGCGTGATGGAGAAGGACCTGGCCCTCCTCCTGGCCCGCGAGCTGAAGACGGAGCTGGAACGAGCCGGGGCCGAGGTGCGGCTGACGCGAGACGGGGACAGCACCCTCAGCCTGGGCGATAGGGTGGCGCAGGCGCGGGAGTTGCGGGCCGATCTACTGCTTTCGCTGCACTACAACAGCGTGGGGGAGGGCGAGGACCCGTGGAAGTCGGACGGCTTCATGGTCTTCTCCTGGAGCCCCTGGTCGGCCGAGGCGGCCCAACTGCTCCACGAACAGCTCAAGCGGCGCTTGCCCCTGCGCGATCGCGGCCTTCATTGGCGCAGCCTGGGGGTCTGTCGGCACCATGGCTGCCCGGCCATCCTGCTGGAGGCCGGCAGCCTGGCCCATCCCGGCGAGGAGGAGTGGATGCTGGATCCGCACGTCCGCCGCAAACAGGTGAAGGCCATCCGGCGCGGCATCGAGGCCTGGCTGCGGGAAGGCCGCTGA